One part of the Rattus rattus isolate New Zealand chromosome 14, Rrattus_CSIRO_v1, whole genome shotgun sequence genome encodes these proteins:
- the Crem gene encoding cAMP-responsive element modulator isoform X23, whose amino-acid sequence MMYPHFTDEETDLAPSHMAAATGDMPTYQIRAPTTALPQGVVMAASPGSLHSPQQLAEEATRKRELRLMKNREAAKECRRRKKEYVKCLESRVAVLEVQNKKLIEELETLKDICSPKTD is encoded by the exons ATGAtgtatccccattttacagatgaggagactGACCTTGCCCCAAGTCACATGGCTG CTGCCACAGGTGACATGCCAACCTACCAGATCCGAGCTCCTACTACTGCTTTGCCACAAGGTGTGGTGATGGCTGCCTCACCAGGGAGTCTGCACAGTCCCCAGCAACTAGCAGAAGAAGCAACTCGAAAGCGGGAGCTGAGGCTGATGAAAAACAG GGAAGCTGCTAAAGAATGTCGACGTCGAAAGAAAGAGTATGTGAAGTGTCTGGAGAGCCGAGTCGCAGTGCTGGAAGTTCAGAACAAGAAGCTTATAGAGGAGCTTGAAACCTTGAAAGACATTTGCTCTCCCAAAACAGATTAG
- the Crem gene encoding cAMP-responsive element modulator isoform X27 has protein sequence MPTYQIRAPTTALPQGVVMAASPGSLHSPQQLAEEATRKRELRLMKNREAAKECRRRKKEYVKCLESRVAVLEVQNKKLIEELETLKDICSPKTD, from the exons ATGCCAACCTACCAGATCCGAGCTCCTACTACTGCTTTGCCACAAGGTGTGGTGATGGCTGCCTCACCAGGGAGTCTGCACAGTCCCCAGCAACTAGCAGAAGAAGCAACTCGAAAGCGGGAGCTGAGGCTGATGAAAAACAG GGAAGCTGCTAAAGAATGTCGACGTCGAAAGAAAGAGTATGTGAAGTGTCTGGAGAGCCGAGTCGCAGTGCTGGAAGTTCAGAACAAGAAGCTTATAGAGGAGCTTGAAACCTTGAAAGACATTTGCTCTCCCAAAACAGATTAG
- the Crem gene encoding cAMP-responsive element modulator isoform X21, whose amino-acid sequence MQKPNMAVTGDETDEETDLAPSHMAAATGDMPTYQIRAPTTALPQGVVMAASPGSLHSPQQLAEEATRKRELRLMKNREAAKECRRRKKEYVKCLESRVAVLEVQNKKLIEELETLKDICSPKTD is encoded by the exons ATGCAAAAGCCCAACATGGCTGTAACTGGAGATGAAACTG atgaggagactGACCTTGCCCCAAGTCACATGGCTG CTGCCACAGGTGACATGCCAACCTACCAGATCCGAGCTCCTACTACTGCTTTGCCACAAGGTGTGGTGATGGCTGCCTCACCAGGGAGTCTGCACAGTCCCCAGCAACTAGCAGAAGAAGCAACTCGAAAGCGGGAGCTGAGGCTGATGAAAAACAG GGAAGCTGCTAAAGAATGTCGACGTCGAAAGAAAGAGTATGTGAAGTGTCTGGAGAGCCGAGTCGCAGTGCTGGAAGTTCAGAACAAGAAGCTTATAGAGGAGCTTGAAACCTTGAAAGACATTTGCTCTCCCAAAACAGATTAG
- the Crem gene encoding cAMP-responsive element modulator isoform X26 codes for MAAATGDMPTYQIRAPTTALPQGVVMAASPGSLHSPQQLAEEATRKRELRLMKNREAARECRRKKKEYVKCLENRVAVLENQNKTLIEELKALKDLYCHKAE; via the exons ATGGCTG CTGCCACAGGTGACATGCCAACCTACCAGATCCGAGCTCCTACTACTGCTTTGCCACAAGGTGTGGTGATGGCTGCCTCACCAGGGAGTCTGCACAGTCCCCAGCAACTAGCAGAAGAAGCAACTCGAAAGCGGGAGCTGAGGCTGATGAAAAACAG GGAAGCTGCCCGGGAGTGtcgcaggaagaagaaagaatatgtcAAATGTCTTGAAAATCGTGTGGCTGtgcttgaaaatcaaaacaagaccCTCATTGAGGAACTCAAGGCCCTCAAAGACCTTTATTGCCATAAAGCAGAGTAA
- the Crem gene encoding cAMP-responsive element modulator isoform X17: protein MPTYQIRAPTTALPQGVVMAASPGSLHSPQQLAEEATRKRELRLMKNREAARECRRKKKEYVKCLENRVAVLENQNKTLIEELKALKDLYCHKAE from the exons ATGCCAACCTACCAGATCCGAGCTCCTACTACTGCTTTGCCACAAGGTGTGGTGATGGCTGCCTCACCAGGGAGTCTGCACAGTCCCCAGCAACTAGCAGAAGAAGCAACTCGAAAGCGGGAGCTGAGGCTGATGAAAAACAG GGAAGCTGCCCGGGAGTGtcgcaggaagaagaaagaatatgtcAAATGTCTTGAAAATCGTGTGGCTGtgcttgaaaatcaaaacaagaccCTCATTGAGGAACTCAAGGCCCTCAAAGACCTTTATTGCCATAAAGCAGAGTAA
- the Crem gene encoding cAMP-responsive element modulator isoform X25, producing the protein MQKPNMAVTGDETAATGDMPTYQIRAPTTALPQGVVMAASPGSLHSPQQLAEEATRKRELRLMKNREAAKECRRRKKEYVKCLESRVAVLEVQNKKLIEELETLKDICSPKTD; encoded by the exons ATGCAAAAGCCCAACATGGCTGTAACTGGAGATGAAACTG CTGCCACAGGTGACATGCCAACCTACCAGATCCGAGCTCCTACTACTGCTTTGCCACAAGGTGTGGTGATGGCTGCCTCACCAGGGAGTCTGCACAGTCCCCAGCAACTAGCAGAAGAAGCAACTCGAAAGCGGGAGCTGAGGCTGATGAAAAACAG GGAAGCTGCTAAAGAATGTCGACGTCGAAAGAAAGAGTATGTGAAGTGTCTGGAGAGCCGAGTCGCAGTGCTGGAAGTTCAGAACAAGAAGCTTATAGAGGAGCTTGAAACCTTGAAAGACATTTGCTCTCCCAAAACAGATTAG
- the Crem gene encoding cAMP-responsive element modulator isoform X20, producing MQKPNMAVTGDETDEETDLAPSHMAAATGDMPTYQIRAPTTALPQGVVMAASPGSLHSPQQLAEEATRKRELRLMKNREAARECRRKKKEYVKCLENRVAVLENQNKTLIEELKALKDLYCHKAE from the exons ATGCAAAAGCCCAACATGGCTGTAACTGGAGATGAAACTG atgaggagactGACCTTGCCCCAAGTCACATGGCTG CTGCCACAGGTGACATGCCAACCTACCAGATCCGAGCTCCTACTACTGCTTTGCCACAAGGTGTGGTGATGGCTGCCTCACCAGGGAGTCTGCACAGTCCCCAGCAACTAGCAGAAGAAGCAACTCGAAAGCGGGAGCTGAGGCTGATGAAAAACAG GGAAGCTGCCCGGGAGTGtcgcaggaagaagaaagaatatgtcAAATGTCTTGAAAATCGTGTGGCTGtgcttgaaaatcaaaacaagaccCTCATTGAGGAACTCAAGGCCCTCAAAGACCTTTATTGCCATAAAGCAGAGTAA
- the Crem gene encoding cAMP-responsive element modulator isoform X24, whose product MQKPNMAVTGDETAATGDMPTYQIRAPTTALPQGVVMAASPGSLHSPQQLAEEATRKRELRLMKNREAARECRRKKKEYVKCLENRVAVLENQNKTLIEELKALKDLYCHKAE is encoded by the exons ATGCAAAAGCCCAACATGGCTGTAACTGGAGATGAAACTG CTGCCACAGGTGACATGCCAACCTACCAGATCCGAGCTCCTACTACTGCTTTGCCACAAGGTGTGGTGATGGCTGCCTCACCAGGGAGTCTGCACAGTCCCCAGCAACTAGCAGAAGAAGCAACTCGAAAGCGGGAGCTGAGGCTGATGAAAAACAG GGAAGCTGCCCGGGAGTGtcgcaggaagaagaaagaatatgtcAAATGTCTTGAAAATCGTGTGGCTGtgcttgaaaatcaaaacaagaccCTCATTGAGGAACTCAAGGCCCTCAAAGACCTTTATTGCCATAAAGCAGAGTAA
- the Crem gene encoding cAMP-responsive element modulator isoform X22, whose protein sequence is MMYPHFTDEETDLAPSHMAAATGDMPTYQIRAPTTALPQGVVMAASPGSLHSPQQLAEEATRKRELRLMKNREAARECRRKKKEYVKCLENRVAVLENQNKTLIEELKALKDLYCHKAE, encoded by the exons ATGAtgtatccccattttacagatgaggagactGACCTTGCCCCAAGTCACATGGCTG CTGCCACAGGTGACATGCCAACCTACCAGATCCGAGCTCCTACTACTGCTTTGCCACAAGGTGTGGTGATGGCTGCCTCACCAGGGAGTCTGCACAGTCCCCAGCAACTAGCAGAAGAAGCAACTCGAAAGCGGGAGCTGAGGCTGATGAAAAACAG GGAAGCTGCCCGGGAGTGtcgcaggaagaagaaagaatatgtcAAATGTCTTGAAAATCGTGTGGCTGtgcttgaaaatcaaaacaagaccCTCATTGAGGAACTCAAGGCCCTCAAAGACCTTTATTGCCATAAAGCAGAGTAA